The genomic window TCCGCGCCGTTCTCGGCAGTCTCGACGTGCCCATTCGCGAGGCCGTGCGCTGGGACGAGCCGGTCGCCCGGAAGCTGGAGCTGAAGAAGCGGGATCTGACCGACGACGAGCTCGTCAATCTCATGGCGAAGCATCCGGACCTGATCCAGCGGCCCATCGTCGTCGCGGGCGGGCGCGCCGTTCTCGCGCGGCCCGCCGAGAAGCTGGACGCGCTCCTCCGTCGGCGTCGGAAATGAGCCGGTGCGGCGCCGGGCCGCTCGCGGTCCCCCGGCTGCTCGCCGCCGTCACGGCCGGCGCAGCGTCTCCGCCCCAGACCGAGATCCCGTGCGCGAGAACGGACGGCCGGTGCGAGTGGCGGTGAGTGCGCCCCACGGCGGTCGTTCCGATCCGCCACGACGAGTTCCCGTTCCTCCGAACGAGCGAGACGACCGTCGTTCTCCGCTGAAGCCGCGCCGGACCGGAGAGCGGGCTCTGGTGCGAACGCGTCAGGGGAGAGCCGGCGCCGGGGCTTAGAATCCGGCGATCATGGTCTCCCGCGAGGATCCGGTTTCCGGGATCACCCGGCGACAGCTCGTCCGCCGCGGGATCGTCGGGTCCCTTCTCTTCGCGGCGGCCGGGGCGACCGCGGCGTTCTGGTGGCCGACGCGCCGCCGGCGGCCGCGCCCCGGACTCCGCGTCCTCGACGAACGAGAAGCGGCGATCCTTTCGGCCGTGGCGGACACCGTCCTCGCGATCGAGCCCGGCGTTCCGTCGGCCGACGCGGTCGACGTCGTCGGGAGGGTCGACGC from Thermoanaerobaculia bacterium includes these protein-coding regions:
- a CDS encoding ArsC/Spx/MgsR family protein, producing RAVLGSLDVPIREAVRWDEPVARKLELKKRDLTDDELVNLMAKHPDLIQRPIVVAGGRAVLARPAEKLDALLRRRRK